In uncultured Methanobrevibacter sp., the following proteins share a genomic window:
- a CDS encoding DUF1611 domain-containing protein → MYSVKSVKDIQNLNPFIVVGCGGGGEKFANLDGIEAVGFIDDDVRKQGKQYCGQIISSSLEECLKDAPEAKSLVIMLPIGAEGVALKYAVQAIDAGLNVVTSFRSLSISENLSLKKFADSKNVVIKEISPRLDVVEKIAGVAPKKSCEVLPKISYTPKAPVIFVGGTSQECGKRTTTKMLGLASAERGLNPAIISTDEMGLEEPTDFNFRAGSLSAMDVPSAVLSAIKYVEETKKPDIIFIEGQSSLTEIGNPHPRGLSAAILIGASPDAVIVGHRPNHPYREPRGIEEEIRAIEAVEPTKVVGLSINLKNASLDMCPEYFEDTFNLPAEDVYKNGASKLLDAIFEYLEE, encoded by the coding sequence TTGTATTCAGTAAAATCAGTAAAAGATATTCAAAATTTAAATCCATTCATTGTCGTTGGATGTGGAGGAGGCGGAGAGAAATTCGCCAATCTTGATGGCATTGAAGCAGTAGGATTTATTGATGATGATGTCAGAAAACAGGGAAAACAATATTGTGGCCAAATAATATCAAGCAGTCTTGAAGAATGTTTAAAAGATGCTCCTGAGGCCAAATCACTTGTTATAATGTTGCCTATTGGTGCAGAAGGTGTTGCACTAAAATATGCTGTTCAGGCTATTGATGCAGGTTTGAATGTTGTCACTTCTTTTAGATCATTGTCCATTTCCGAAAACTTGTCTTTAAAGAAATTTGCTGATTCCAAAAATGTTGTTATTAAAGAGATTAGTCCAAGACTTGATGTAGTTGAAAAAATTGCGGGTGTTGCCCCTAAAAAATCATGTGAAGTTTTACCTAAAATATCCTATACTCCTAAAGCACCTGTAATTTTTGTTGGAGGAACATCTCAGGAATGTGGAAAAAGAACAACCACTAAAATGTTAGGTTTGGCAAGTGCCGAAAGAGGATTAAATCCTGCTATAATTTCCACTGATGAAATGGGATTGGAAGAACCAACTGATTTTAACTTTAGGGCAGGAAGTTTATCTGCTATGGATGTTCCGTCTGCAGTCCTGTCTGCTATCAAATATGTTGAAGAAACAAAAAAACCTGATATTATTTTTATTGAAGGACAATCTAGTTTAACTGAAATCGGAAATCCTCATCCAAGAGGTCTGTCAGCCGCTATTTTAATAGGTGCATCTCCTGATGCAGTTATTGTAGGTCATAGACCAAACCACCCTTACAGAGAACCTAGGGGTATTGAAGAGGAAATTAGAGCTATTGAAGCTGTTGAACCGACCAAAGTTGTTGGATTGTCAATTAATCTTAAAAATGCTAGTTTAGACATGTGTCCTGAATACTTTGAAGATACATTTAATCTGCCTGCAGAGGATGTTTATAAAAATGGCGCTTCAAAATTATTAGATGCTATTTTTGAATATTTAGAGGAGTAA
- a CDS encoding 3H domain-containing protein, with protein sequence MRKPYVILIGSASGIGKSTIAAELAKSLDIKHLIESDFIRAVVRGIIGKEYAPALHSSSYDAYKHIRNKNRYASYDELVAAGFDDHASYVIPGLEKIIQRAITDYDDIVIEGVHLVPGLIDIDQFKEFANIYFFVLSSDEESHKERFVKRAVQIHRGGKQLDFFKENRIIHDHLLSQAEANNVHVINTESVEKTLDKILSIINRSCTTVNLINSVDELEDVIDIIINQNGGSLEKITYNIKGFKEPLIRNISVSDGESANNFIKNINNDKNKKEYLTELYELSEYRKTTICASNQEKLDKIVNELTEKGYVLNE encoded by the coding sequence ATGAGAAAACCTTATGTTATATTAATTGGAAGCGCATCAGGAATTGGAAAATCAACAATTGCTGCAGAACTGGCCAAATCACTCGATATTAAGCATTTAATTGAAAGTGACTTTATAAGAGCTGTAGTGAGGGGCATAATTGGTAAAGAATATGCGCCAGCATTGCACAGTTCCTCCTATGATGCATATAAACATATTAGAAACAAGAACAGATATGCAAGTTATGATGAATTGGTTGCAGCCGGATTCGATGACCATGCATCATACGTGATACCTGGACTTGAAAAGATTATCCAAAGGGCAATAACAGATTATGACGATATTGTAATTGAGGGCGTACATTTAGTGCCGGGATTGATTGACATTGACCAGTTCAAAGAATTTGCAAACATTTATTTCTTTGTTTTAAGTTCCGATGAGGAATCCCACAAGGAAAGATTTGTAAAAAGAGCTGTTCAGATACATCGTGGTGGAAAACAACTGGATTTCTTTAAGGAAAATAGAATAATCCACGACCACCTATTGAGTCAGGCAGAGGCGAATAATGTGCATGTAATAAACACTGAAAGTGTTGAAAAAACCCTGGATAAAATATTATCAATTATCAACAGGTCCTGCACCACCGTAAACCTAATCAACAGTGTCGATGAACTTGAAGATGTAATCGACATAATCATCAACCAAAATGGCGGAAGTCTTGAAAAGATCACATATAACATCAAAGGATTTAAAGAACCTTTAATCAGGAATATTTCCGTTTCAGATGGGGAATCCGCAAATAACTTCATTAAGAATATTAACAATGATAAAAACAAAAAAGAATATTTAACCGAATTATATGAATTATCAGAATATAGAAAAACAACAATCTGTGCTTCCAATCAAGAAAAGTTAGATAAAATCGTAAACGAATTAACTGAAAAAGGATATGTTTTAAATGAATGA
- a CDS encoding ZPR1 zinc finger domain-containing protein translates to MNDETINEMIIKCPACAKEGVAKSIMKEIEIPHFGKVMETTIQCPACGFKHSDIIALEQNDPAKYVLEINKNTLSVRIVRSQSATVMIPEIGVKVEPGPKSEGYITNVEGVLTRFESAVKKALNLFEDEESQRNGKKTLNEILELKKGNGTATLIILDPFGQSNVVSESVEILDIPEEELSELKTGFSHIEDN, encoded by the coding sequence ATGAATGATGAAACAATTAATGAAATGATTATCAAATGTCCCGCATGTGCCAAGGAAGGCGTTGCCAAATCCATCATGAAGGAAATAGAAATACCTCATTTCGGAAAAGTGATGGAAACTACCATCCAATGTCCGGCATGCGGATTCAAACACTCAGACATTATTGCTTTAGAGCAGAATGACCCTGCAAAATATGTTTTAGAGATTAATAAAAACACTTTATCTGTGAGAATTGTCAGATCACAATCAGCAACCGTCATGATTCCGGAAATTGGCGTTAAAGTTGAGCCTGGTCCAAAATCTGAAGGTTATATAACCAATGTGGAAGGCGTGCTTACCCGTTTTGAAAGTGCTGTTAAAAAAGCATTGAACTTGTTTGAGGATGAGGAATCTCAAAGAAACGGTAAGAAAACACTGAATGAAATTCTTGAGTTAAAAAAAGGAAACGGTACTGCCACATTAATAATACTTGATCCTTTCGGACAGAGTAATGTTGTAAGTGAAAGCGTTGAAATATTAGACATTCCTGAAGAGGAATTAAGCGAATTAAAAACAGGTTTTAGTCATATTGAAGATAATTAA